Below is a window of Chloroflexota bacterium DNA.
GAGGGGGGCGAGGCGCGCTCGGCATGCTTCAAGTGAGAATTCAATACGAGTCGTGCCAGCAGCATCGCGCATGCGGCCATCGAGCGGACGACCAGGCCGGACACGCGGCAATACCAACGAATATGCGTCGGCAGACGCGGTAAACAAATACCACCAGTTTTTCTCTATTGCCAAGCAGGCTTGTTTGCGATAAAATGCCACCACTATTCTTGGAGGGAGTTATCATGAGCGAAAAGGCAAGTCATCCAGAGGAACCGCTATCGCGCCGCGAACTGTTGAAGAAGCTGGGCGCCGCCGGCGCCATCCTCGGCGCGCGCGCCATCGTGCCGACTAACTGGGCGCGGCCCGAAATCGAAACGGGCAACCTGCCCGTGCACGCACAGACGTCAGGCCTTGGCACGGTGACAGGCAATATCTGGGAGGGGCCGTTCATCGACATGCCGAGTGCTACCAGAAAAAAGCCGTCCACGTCTTCGCGGTTCATGGCGAGTATCGTTGGCACCGCGCTGTCCGTAAGTCCAACCTACGTCGGGTTCGGGCCCGACCCCAACAACCAGAACAATTTCTACGACATGTGGTCGTTTAGCATCCCAAATGTCCCGTTTGGCGCCCGGACAGTCAAAGCACATGACAGCCTGTGCTCTGACCCTGATCAAACGCAGGGCGTCACCGTGGGTTCTGGCAGCAATGCGATAGCCAATCCGTTCATTTTCAGCACATGCGTCTAGCCATCAACCGTTCGTCATTTATGATACGAGAGGAGACATCGTGAGCGAAGGAAACCGAACGCCGCAGGAAGCCATGTCGCGCCGCGAACTGCTGAAGAAAGTCGGCGCGGCCGGCGCCATTCTCGGTGCGCGCGCCATCGTGCCGACCAACTGGGCCAAGCCCGAAATCGAGACGGGCAAGCTGCCCACGCACGCGCAGACGTCGCAGCCACGGCCCCAGGGCTAACGGTTCGCAAGTTTCACTGCAACATTTCGCGCGGTTTCCCGCTCGACTCCTGTCGGGCCGGGGGACCGCGCTTCCATTTATGAGCCTGTACCGCACGCTGGCGCTGAGCGCGCGCGCGCAAATGCCGCCCGCGCTGCACGGCGTGCTCGCTGCGGTTGCGAGTCGCGTTGATGCCGCCTCGCTCGTCGAGGCGGCCGAGCAGCACGGCCTGGCGCCGCTCGTCTACTCGCACCTGAGCGATGCGGGCGCACTGCCGCCCGGCGCGCAGCGCCCGCTGGCGGCGCTGACCCTGCGCCACCGGCAAGCCGCCGCTGCGCGCGCGCAGGCGCTGGCAGAGGTGCTCCATTTGTTCGCGCGCGAGCAAATTGATGTGCTGGTGCTCAAAGGCGCGGCGCTGGCGCATCTGGTCTACCCGTCGCCCGACCTGCGCCCGATGCGCGATGTCGATCTGCTCGTACGCGCGCCCGATGCGGAGCGGGCCTGGCGGCTGCTGGCGCAGGCGGGATTTGCCCTACCCGAGTCGCCGGCGCACGGCCTGCCCGCACGACACCATCACCTCGCCTCTGCCAAACGCCCGATGCAAGGCACGACGATCAGCATCGAGATTCATCAATGCGTGTCGCTGAACGAGCCGCGCCGCGCGCCGCGCACCTACGATGACTGGGCGGCAGGCAGCCTGCCGTTCGAGTTTGGCGGCGCTGCCGCGCGCGCGCCCGCCCGCGAGGAGCTGCTCTGGCACGTCTACCGCCATGCGCTGTGCATGCCGCTCGGTTATGAGCCGCTGCGGCTGGTCTGGATTGCGGACCTAACCAGCCTGGTCGAACGCTGGGCGACGGTGCTCGACTGGGATATTATCAAGCGGCAGTATCGCGCCGTGTGGCGCACCCTAGCCCACCTCGATGCGCTGACGCCCTGGTCGGATGCCGTGCGCCCCTACCTGCCGCCGCGCGCCGAGTATCCGGCCGATGCAGCCGAGCAGATCGTGGCAAGCTGGCCGCGCTTTGCGCCCGAGCGGCCGCTGCGGCAGTCGCTACCGCGCATCGCGCGCAACGTGCTGGCGCCGCCCGCCTGGTGGCTGCGCGTTCGCTACGGCGCCGATGCGACGGCCACCGGCACCGCCGGCGCATGGCTCCGGCATCAATGGACCGCGTGGACGCAGGCCGCGCGCTTCCCGTTTGAACCCGTTGGGCGGTGAACATGGATCTTGGGCTGAAACCGCAGCACGCGCCGGACTACCGGCTTGAAGTGATGGGCGAGGAGATGCTGATCTACCATCCGTCGCAGACCAAAGTCGTCTACTGCAACGCCACGGCCGCGCTCGTCTGGCAGTTGTGCGACGGCACGCTGACCGCCGCGCAGTTGATCGATCTGCTGGCGAAAGCGTACCCGGAGGCCGGCGCGGCGATCCCGGCGCAGGTCAGCGCGACGCTGGAGCGCTTTCTGTCCGACGGGGTGATTACGGTCGCATGACAATCCGGCGCATCGCGTTCGCGGGCAGCACGGTCGCAGTCGAGGCGCACGGGCTGCGCGCCGAGGCGGTGGCGGCGTTCCTGTTCGCGCACCTGCCGGAGGCCGACGCTGCACCGCACATCACGCTGCGCGTCGAGGACGCGGGCGACGGCTTGGTGCTGCGTGGCGACAGCGAGCCCGATTACTTCGCATCGTCCGATGCGGCCATGGCCGAGTACCTGCAGGGGCGCGTCTGCTACCACCTGGCCGACCGGAGCACGGGCGGGCTGCTGTTTCACGCGGCGGCGCTGCGGCACAACGGTCGCGGGCTGGTCATTCCGGGGATTAGCAGTGCGGGCAAGAGCACGCTGACTGCCTGGCTGCTGTCACACGGCTTCGACTACCTTACCGATGAATTGACGTTCGTCGCCGACGGCGCATCGGAGTTCGCTGCATTCACGCGCCCGCTGAACATCAAGCCGGCGTCTCGCCAACTCCTGTCCGCGCGGCTCGTCGACATCGGCGACGTGCTGACCTGCGAGACCGCCAGCCTCATTCCACTGGCGTCCCTCGGCGCACCAGACGCGACGGTCCAGACCCCGTTGAGCGGAATCCTCTTCGTGCACTACGACGCGGCCGCACCGTTCGAATGGGCCCGGCTCTCGCCGGCGCAGGCCGGGCTCGCGCTAATGCAATGCCTCGTGAACGCCCGCAACCTGCCCGAGCACGGCTTCCGCGAAGCATCGCGGCTGGCGCGGCAGACGCCCGCCTTTCGGCTCGTGTATCGCGGATTCGGCGAACTGGAACCACGCTTGCCCGAGCTGCTGGCTTCGTTTCCACGAAGTGACACGAAGTAGCACGAATAGGCTTTCAGTTCATATCGTGTTTCTTCGGGTGATTTTCTGGATTGGGCTTGCACGTACGGGCAACAGAAACGCCCGGAGGATCTAACCCTCCGGGGCGTTGTAGTTCGTGATCCTTCGTGTCCCTTCGTGGACGAAAAGTACTAACGCATCTTGGCAACCGGCTGGCGCAAGATCGTCTTGAGCCGTTCCGGCTTGGTGCGGCGCGGATCGCCCATGTACACTTCGTGGTGCTTGCCGGAGTAACGAAAACCGCTGGCGTCGGCGAAATCCTGCATGCGGTCCATCGTCTCGCGCTCGTGCGTGTACGGGCCGATGTGCATCGTCTGGATGCACAGCCCCTCGCGGTATAGCTCCAGCCGCACGCCGGTCGGCACGTGCGTGCCCTTCCCGCGCAGTTGTTCCATCGCCTGCGCGAACAGGCGCGCCGTGATATGCTTCGGCTGCAAAATCATCAGCGTGAAGTTCCACGGTTCCGACGGCAGCAGCGCGTAGGTGCCCTCGTCGGCCCACCACAATCCTTCCAGCGGCATCACGGGATAGTCGATCGGGTTGCGCTCGCGCGACTTCGAGATGTACTTCAGCGTATACGAGACGGCATACAGCGCCTCGACCGCCTCCTGGAATGCGGGTGACGCGGCCGGCGGCTCGCCCGGATCGAGCTCGCCATCGAACATCACGTAGTTGAAGCGCGGCACGTTGACGATCTCGATTTCGCGCGCCGACGGCGAGTAAAGGTGCTTGAGTTCCTTGCGCAGATCAAGTTTAGTCATCGCACGGTCTCCTGCGGCGTATTGTGATAGTTAGTGTAGGGCAAGTATAGACAATCCGGCGCAGAATTTCAACCCACACGCGGCGCGATCAGCACCTTGTCCACCCGGCGGCCATCCATGTCGGCCACTTCGAAGCGGAAGCCTTCCGCATCAAAATAGTCGCCGGCGGCGGGCACGCGCTGCAGCATGCCCATCATCAGGCCGCCGATGGTCTGATAGCCGCCCGCGCCCGGCAGATGCGTGATGCCCAGCACGTCGCGCAGTTCGTCGGCCGGCAGGCTGCCATCGATCAAGAACGAGCCGTCGGCGCGGCGCACGAAACCGGCCCCGCCTTCCTCGGGCAGGCGAATATCCCCGACCACGGACTCCATGAGGTCGGTGATACTAATCACGCCCTGCACCGTGCCGTACTCGTCCACCACGCAGGCCACGTGGCTATGCTCGGCGCGAAAGCGCTCCAGCGCCGACAGCGCCGGCAGCGTGTCCGGCAGGTACAGCGCCGGGCGCACTGCCGCGCGCAGGTCTACCGGCTGGTTGCCGAGCAACTGCGCCAGCAGGTCGCGCGCGTAGGCCAGCCCGACGACGTGGTCGAGGCCGCCATCCGTCACCGGGAAGCGCGAATGATTGTGCGCGGACAGCTTGGCGCGGATCTCGTCGGGCGTGTCGGCCAGGTCGAGCGCGACGACGTCTGCGCGCGGCGTCATGAGCGCGCTCACTGTGCGATCGCCAAGCCGGAAGACCCGCTCCACCATCTGCTGCTCGCTCCGCTCGATCACACCCGCGTCAGCGCCCTGCGCGACGAGCTGCCGCACGTCGTCTTCGGTCACACCGGACCCGGCGCCCGGCCGCACGCCGATCGCCAGCGACACGGCGCGCGTCGAAGCGCTCAACAGGTGCACCAGCGGCGCGCTCAGACGCTCCAGCGCCTGCATGGCGGGCGCAACCGCCGCCGCGATCCGCTCGGCATGGAGCAGGGCGATCTGCTTCGGGACGAGCTCGCCCAGCACCAACGACAGGTACGTGACCGTGGCGACGACAATCGCCACGGCGAGCACGCGGCTGAATGGCTCCAGCCCCGGCGCCTGCGCGATCAGCGCCGCCAGTTCATCGGTGATCGTGGCGCCGCTGATTACGCCGGCGAGGATGCCGACCAGCGTAATGCCGGCCTGCACGGTCGAGAGAAAGCGGTCCGGCGCGCCGGCCAGCTCCAGCGCCGCCTGCGCGCCCCGATCGCCCTCATCGGCGCGCGCCTGCAGGCGCGTCTTGCGCGCCGCGATGACGGCCATTTCGGCCATCGCCAACAGGCCATTGGCCAGAATCAGCAGCAGGATGAAGATAATTTCGAGTGCAATCGGTGCCATAGTGTGCGGGCCGGCGATGCAGACCGTCCCGGTCGGATTATACCCGATATGACTCCCGGCGTTGTGCTATAATCGGCTGAGGCTGCCGTGCCGGCCCGCTTATGGACACCCCTGTTGACCATCTCACGACGGGCAGCGCCGACGTCAACCTGCGCCGTTTTCGCCTGCGCGATCTGCCGGCGCTGACGCGCGCACACCCGACGCTCACCGCCCTGCTCGCGACAATTGTGCTGATGGAAGTGGCGCACGGCGTTGAACTGCTGGCGCTCTTCCCGCTGTACCTGTCTGAAGTAGAGAACGAGTCGGCATCGCTCGTCGCCCTGACGATCAGCACGTACCTGGTTGTCGACATCCTGATGCGCACGCCGGCCGGCTGGCTGGCCGACCGGATCGGGCGCAAACCGGTGCTGCTGGCCGGCGTCATCCTCTCGGCGCTGCCGCTGCCCCTGATGATGCAGGTGCGCGATCCGGGACTATTCCTGCTGTTGAACGCCGTCAACGGGCTGGGCGCCGGGTGCATCTGGCCGAGCATCTACGCCAGCATCGCGGATCGCTACGGCCCCGGCCGCCGCGGCCTGATCTTCGGGCTGGTCAACACCGTCATGCTGGGCGGTCTGGCCACCGGCCCGATCAGCGGCGGCCTGCTCCTCGGCGGCAGCGGGTCGTTCACCTTCTCGTTCCTGTTCTGCTTTGCACTCATCATCGTGGTCGCCGGCATTGTCCTGTTCGGCGTTCAGGAAACGCGCACAGAGCAGCTACCGGCTTCGGAGGCGACACAGGCAACGCGCGTATCCCTGCGCGTGGATGCGCAGATGGTCTTGCTGTTCGTGGTTGTCTTTTGCCTGACCATGAGCGTGGCGATCCTGACGCCGGTGCTGACCTTCTACGGACGCGATGTGCTCGGGCTGACGCCGGGGCAGTTCGCGCTCACACTGGCGCTGCCGGCGCTGGCCACGGCGGTCGCGCTGGTGCCGTTCGGCCGCTTTGCCGATCAGCACGGCCGCAAGCGACCGCTGGTCGTCGGGCTGGCTATCTTCGGGTTCTGCCTCTGGCTGTCGCCGATCAGCACCTCTCCACCCATAGTAGCATTCGGCGCAACGATCGGTGGATTGGGCTACGCGCTGGCCGTGCCCGCTTGGAACGCGTTGACCATGGATCGCATCCCGTCGGACTCGCGCGGCACGCTGCTCGGCGTCGTCGCGGCGCTGCAGGGTATCGGGCTTGTTATCGGACCGGAAGTCGGCGGACGGCTCTGGGATACCGTCTCGCACATCGCCCCCTTCCTCGCCTCCGCCGCCGTATTGACGATCGGCGCGCTGGTTGCGCTGGCGCTCAAGGAGGAGTGATGGCCCGCTTACCGCTCGCGGTCGCGCTGGTGGTCACGCTGGCGCTTGTCGCGTGCGGCGCGGCGACGCCCGCGCCCCCAACCGCGACAAGTGTGCCCACCCCAAACGCGACGCCAATACCTCGCGCCGCCACGCCCGCCGCAACGGCGTCGCCGGTCGCGCTGCGCCTGCTGATGCATGCCGACGACGTGGACCCCGCACTCTACGAGTTGTTCAGCCGCGAGACCGCCATCACCATTATTGAAGAGACCTACACCACCGACGAGGAAATCCTGGCGGCGCTGCAGAACCGGCCCGGCCTGATTGACCTCGTGATCGCGAACGACCGTACCCTGCCCCGGCTGATTGGCGATGGGCGGCTGGCGCCGATTGAGGCCGCCGGACTGCCCAATTTCGCCGGGGTCGAGAGCCGCCTGAAAGACCTGCCGTTCGACCGCGGCAACCGATACAGCGTCCCGTTCGCCTGGGGCACAGTCGGCATTCTTTACCGCACCGACCAGCCGCTGATCATCGATTCCTGGAGCATCGTGCTGGACCCCGCGCGCAACAAGCCGCTGGCGGGCAAGGTCGCGCTGCTCGACGATCCGCAACTGGGGTTCGGCGCGGTGCTCAAGGCGCTCGGCGATCCGCTCAACCCGACGGACAGCGCGGCCTGGACGCGCGCGCGCGACCGGCTGGCGGCAAGCCGCGCGACGATCGCTGTCATCGATTCGTCGGCCTGGTCGAATGAACTGCTGACCGGCGAGTTGGCGGCCGCGCAGGCGTACTCGGACGATGCCGCGTTCGCCCAATCGACCAACGCCGCTCTGCGCTTTGCGGTGCCGCGCGAAGGCGCGCCGCTCTGGATGCAGAACCTGGCGGTGCCGGCAACATCTACGCACAAATCGGAGGCGCGCGCACTGGTCGATTTCCTGCTGCGCCCGGCCAGCACGGCCCGCACGGTCAGCTATACCTATTCGCTTTCTCCCGTCCCGGAGGCTTATAATAGGGTGGCGAGCACACTGTCCGCACAACTGCGCGAGTCAACCATCCCGTCCGACGAAACATTTCGCCGCTCGGAATTCCTGACCGATCCCGGCGCTGCCCGACAGCGGATCGAACAGCTGTGGGCCGATCTGAAGAAGTAGCGCCCAACCTCATTTCACGGAGCCCTGCATGATCTACGAACTGCGCGTCTACCACGCCTACCCCGGCCGCCTGGCCGCGCTCAACAAACGCTTCGAGACGATCACTCTCAAGTCTTGGGAAAAATACGGCATCCGGCAGGTCGGCTTCTGGACCGTCGCCATTGGCGAAGGCAGCAACGACCTGTACTACATGCTCGCATGGGACAGCCTGGCCGACCGCGAGCAGAAGTGGAGCGCCTTCGCCGCCGATCCCGAATGGCACAAGGCGCGCACGCAGACCGAGGCCGATGCCGGCGGCCCGCTGACCACCAGTATCGACAACTTCATCCTCGCACCAACCACCTACTCGAAGATGCGCTAGACTAGCAACTAGCAGCTAGCAACTAGCGACTAGCAAGGAGCGTTTATGGCTACTGTAAAACTACCCGAAGCCGCCGACCACCTCTCTGCCGTCTGGGGCCGCTACGGCGACTTCATCGCCGACCACGCCGAGGGCGTGTATGTGTACGACACCGAGGGCAGGCGGCACCTCGACTTCACGTCCGGCATCGGCGTCACCAACACCGGCCACTGCCACCCCAAAGTCGTTGCGGCCATTCGCGAGCAGGCCGGCAAGATGATCCACGCCGAGCTGAACATCCAGTATCACCAGCCGGTCTTCCGGCTGATCGACGAACTGCGCACGGTCGTGCCGCCGAACCTGGACGCGTTCTTTTTCACCAACTCCGGTGCAGAGGCGGTCGAGGGCGCGATCAAGCTGGCGCGGCAGACTTCCCACCGCGCAAACGTGATCGCCTTCCAGGGCGCATTCCACGGCCGCACCTACATGGCGATGTCGCTGACCAACTCGAAGAGCATGTACCGCCAGGGTTACGCGCCGCTGGTGGCCGGCGTGCACATCGCGCCGTTCCCGTACCACTACCGCATGCAGATGACTGAGTCCGATGCGACTGAGTTCTGCCTCAACGAACTGCGCTTTATGTTCGCCACCCAGTGCCCGCCCGATGACACGGCGGCGATCATCATCGAATCGGTGCTCGGCGAGGGCGGCTACGTCGTGCCATCGAAGGCGTTCATGCAGGGCCTGCGCCAGATCTGCGACGAGTTCGGCATCCTCCTGATCCTCGACGAGGTGCAATCGGGCTTTGGGCGCACCGGCAAATGGTTCGCCTGCGAGCATTACGGCATCCAGCCGGATATCATGGTCATGGCCAAGGGGCTCGCCTCCGGCATGCCGCTGAGCGCCATCGCCGCGCGCAAGTCGATCATGGACAAGTGGATCGTCTCCTCGCACGGCGGCACCTACACCGGCAACGCCATCGGCTGCGCCGCGGCCGTCGCGACGATTCAGGCGATGAAGGAAGAGCGCATGATCGAGAACGCGGCCAAGGTCGGCGGTTTCTTCATGGACGGCCTGAGCGAACTGCAGGGCCGCTACCCGGTCATCGGCGACGTGCGCGGCGTCGGCCTGATGATCGCCGCTGAGTTCGGCACGCCGCGCGCGCCGAACACCAAGGCCGCCAAAGAACTACTGCACAAGGCGGGCGACGACGGGTTGATGCTCCTGACCTGTGGCCC
It encodes the following:
- a CDS encoding twin-arginine translocation signal domain-containing protein gives rise to the protein MSEGNRTPQEAMSRRELLKKVGAAGAILGARAIVPTNWAKPEIETGKLPTHAQTSQPRPQG
- a CDS encoding nucleotidyltransferase family protein, yielding MSLYRTLALSARAQMPPALHGVLAAVASRVDAASLVEAAEQHGLAPLVYSHLSDAGALPPGAQRPLAALTLRHRQAAAARAQALAEVLHLFAREQIDVLVLKGAALAHLVYPSPDLRPMRDVDLLVRAPDAERAWRLLAQAGFALPESPAHGLPARHHHLASAKRPMQGTTISIEIHQCVSLNEPRRAPRTYDDWAAGSLPFEFGGAAARAPAREELLWHVYRHALCMPLGYEPLRLVWIADLTSLVERWATVLDWDIIKRQYRAVWRTLAHLDALTPWSDAVRPYLPPRAEYPADAAEQIVASWPRFAPERPLRQSLPRIARNVLAPPAWWLRVRYGADATATGTAGAWLRHQWTAWTQAARFPFEPVGR
- a CDS encoding PqqD family protein: MDLGLKPQHAPDYRLEVMGEEMLIYHPSQTKVVYCNATAALVWQLCDGTLTAAQLIDLLAKAYPEAGAAIPAQVSATLERFLSDGVITVA
- a CDS encoding GyrI-like domain-containing protein, encoding MTKLDLRKELKHLYSPSAREIEIVNVPRFNYVMFDGELDPGEPPAASPAFQEAVEALYAVSYTLKYISKSRERNPIDYPVMPLEGLWWADEGTYALLPSEPWNFTLMILQPKHITARLFAQAMEQLRGKGTHVPTGVRLELYREGLCIQTMHIGPYTHERETMDRMQDFADASGFRYSGKHHEVYMGDPRRTKPERLKTILRQPVAKMR
- a CDS encoding HlyC/CorC family transporter, which produces MAPIALEIIFILLLILANGLLAMAEMAVIAARKTRLQARADEGDRGAQAALELAGAPDRFLSTVQAGITLVGILAGVISGATITDELAALIAQAPGLEPFSRVLAVAIVVATVTYLSLVLGELVPKQIALLHAERIAAAVAPAMQALERLSAPLVHLLSASTRAVSLAIGVRPGAGSGVTEDDVRQLVAQGADAGVIERSEQQMVERVFRLGDRTVSALMTPRADVVALDLADTPDEIRAKLSAHNHSRFPVTDGGLDHVVGLAYARDLLAQLLGNQPVDLRAAVRPALYLPDTLPALSALERFRAEHSHVACVVDEYGTVQGVISITDLMESVVGDIRLPEEGGAGFVRRADGSFLIDGSLPADELRDVLGITHLPGAGGYQTIGGLMMGMLQRVPAAGDYFDAEGFRFEVADMDGRRVDKVLIAPRVG
- a CDS encoding MFS transporter, translating into MDTPVDHLTTGSADVNLRRFRLRDLPALTRAHPTLTALLATIVLMEVAHGVELLALFPLYLSEVENESASLVALTISTYLVVDILMRTPAGWLADRIGRKPVLLAGVILSALPLPLMMQVRDPGLFLLLNAVNGLGAGCIWPSIYASIADRYGPGRRGLIFGLVNTVMLGGLATGPISGGLLLGGSGSFTFSFLFCFALIIVVAGIVLFGVQETRTEQLPASEATQATRVSLRVDAQMVLLFVVVFCLTMSVAILTPVLTFYGRDVLGLTPGQFALTLALPALATAVALVPFGRFADQHGRKRPLVVGLAIFGFCLWLSPISTSPPIVAFGATIGGLGYALAVPAWNALTMDRIPSDSRGTLLGVVAALQGIGLVIGPEVGGRLWDTVSHIAPFLASAAVLTIGALVALALKEE
- a CDS encoding spermidine/putrescine ABC transporter substrate-binding protein, coding for MARLPLAVALVVTLALVACGAATPAPPTATSVPTPNATPIPRAATPAATASPVALRLLMHADDVDPALYELFSRETAITIIEETYTTDEEILAALQNRPGLIDLVIANDRTLPRLIGDGRLAPIEAAGLPNFAGVESRLKDLPFDRGNRYSVPFAWGTVGILYRTDQPLIIDSWSIVLDPARNKPLAGKVALLDDPQLGFGAVLKALGDPLNPTDSAAWTRARDRLAASRATIAVIDSSAWSNELLTGELAAAQAYSDDAAFAQSTNAALRFAVPREGAPLWMQNLAVPATSTHKSEARALVDFLLRPASTARTVSYTYSLSPVPEAYNRVASTLSAQLRESTIPSDETFRRSEFLTDPGAARQRIEQLWADLKK
- a CDS encoding NIPSNAP family protein, whose amino-acid sequence is MIYELRVYHAYPGRLAALNKRFETITLKSWEKYGIRQVGFWTVAIGEGSNDLYYMLAWDSLADREQKWSAFAADPEWHKARTQTEADAGGPLTTSIDNFILAPTTYSKMR
- a CDS encoding aminotransferase class III-fold pyridoxal phosphate-dependent enzyme, encoding MATVKLPEAADHLSAVWGRYGDFIADHAEGVYVYDTEGRRHLDFTSGIGVTNTGHCHPKVVAAIREQAGKMIHAELNIQYHQPVFRLIDELRTVVPPNLDAFFFTNSGAEAVEGAIKLARQTSHRANVIAFQGAFHGRTYMAMSLTNSKSMYRQGYAPLVAGVHIAPFPYHYRMQMTESDATEFCLNELRFMFATQCPPDDTAAIIIESVLGEGGYVVPSKAFMQGLRQICDEFGILLILDEVQSGFGRTGKWFACEHYGIQPDIMVMAKGLASGMPLSAIAARKSIMDKWIVSSHGGTYTGNAIGCAAAVATIQAMKEERMIENAAKVGGFFMDGLSELQGRYPVIGDVRGVGLMIAAEFGTPRAPNTKAAKELLHKAGDDGLMLLTCGPFDNTIRFVPPLIVTQQQAEDALNIIDKALGTL